The sequence ATCAACAGATAGAGCAAGGGAAAAAAGCGGCTATAGCCCAGGGTTGCTAAAACAATCAAGCCAAGTTCCAGAAGTACATACAGGGCTTTTCTGAACCAACGGCCAGTCGGTAAGTAAAACCCCAAGGCTCCAAAGGCGATCGCACTCAGAATCACCAACCAGGGTTGACGGGGCATCCGGTTAAACGGCGTTGGTAAGAACACCTCCAGTACCACCAGCAACAGTAATACGCCTTCAAAGGGAATCAAGAAGCGAAAGTCAAGGGGGGAACGGAGCCAGAAACGCTGCACGAATCGGATCCAGGATTGGTAGTTGGGGGTTGCCTTCATTGAGCCATCACGATCCCGCATTGAGCCAGCCCTAAAGGTCATCAATGGGCTATGACTAAGGTCATAGCCCATTGATGACCTTCTCCAGATGTGGAAGTGGGCGGGTATCCCTAGGATGAAATCAATCGTTTCTCCCTGAAGCATGCCATGGCTCCCTCTGATTCTGCTCCCATTGTGGTTGATCCACCGACCCAGATCCTCTTCCAGGGGGTAGACTTCGTTGCAGAACTGCTGAACTTGAATGTCCCCCAACTGGTTGACCTAGCGGCACTGCGGGGCTTGCCGTCGCATACTCTGGGGCGATCGCTGGTTGATTTTCTGGAGGAACATCAACTACTGCCCCTGACCTCAGGGCCGCGCCGCAAACAACTCCATGATACGGTTCATGTGCTCACGGGCTATGGCACGGATATTTTAGGGGAGGCGGAGGTACAAGCCTTTTTACTCGGTGCCAAGTTCCATTGGCTGAATGCGGCGATTGGCCTGGGAGCCATATTCCGGCTCTACCACGAGCAACCCCCTATCCCAGGGTTTCAACAGCAGGTAAGAGCGCGACTTCATGTTGCCTACCAGCGGGGGCGTGACTCGTGTTTAGAGATTGACCGATGGGTGGTTGAGTCCCAATGGGAGCGCCCCCTGGCAGAGGTACGGTCAACATTACAGATACCCCCCCTGCCTCCCGAGTCTGCACCCTCCCAGGAAAATTCATAAGTACGGTGTGAGACCTGTTTGAGATTTCATGCCGTTTACAGCCCAGAGCAGGGCGGCTACATTGTAGTGGCAGTGCCCTAACCCTGGGGCTCTAACTCAGCGCTCTTGTCCTCCCAGCCCACCTTTACCTTTTCCAACTTGGAGATCCCCATGATGCTCTCAAAATTCCTCAGTCCCAGTCTTGCTGCCCTCACCATTGCAGGTGTGATCTCCACCGCTGGGTTCGGGGCTGAAGCGGCAACCCCCCCTACAAAAAAACGCTAGTGGATCGGGTGGCGAACATGATGGTACAAAAGGTCAGTAGTTCTTCCTGTGCCGATCTGGCTGCGAATATGCAGAAACCCAAGAATACTGCCGGAGGGCCTAAGGAAGCGATTATGGGGGATTTTATCCAAGCTTTAAAGGCCGATCCAGCCCTCAAAGCCGACTTCTTTAATCAAGTTTCCATTCCCTTGGCGACCAAGCTCTTTGACTGCGGCATGATTCCACCTCGCTAAGACCGCAATCCCTGCCAGAGACTAGCCCGGATGGGTGCCACTCCCCAAAATGAAGAGGGTCAACAAGGTGCCACTGTTCCACAACCCATGGATCAAAATCGGAAATAGCAGATTGCGCGATCGCGTGTAAACAAATCCCAGCACCATTCGTTGAATGGGTTCCGGTTCAGATGCAACGAGGGAATGATAGAGCTTTTTGTAACTGGTTTTCTTGTCTTCTCGATCACCTACATTAAAACTGGCACCTAAAAATTCCAAAGTTGGTGAGAGGTCAAGGTTTGCGATCGCCTTTGAGGCTGGTTCCTGCAAGCCACTGAGCGAGAGTTGATATTGTTCCCCTGGTAAGAAGGTCAGAAATTCTTTCGTATTGGCGATAGTCCCCAGTAATCGATAGTAGGTGATAGATGTAATAACCTTATTACCTACTTCTGGTAGTAATGAATAGTAATGGTAAACTTGTAGGCCAGGATCTTTAACCACTGCAGACAATTCCATGAACGGTCCCAAGTGCCAATCCGTTCAAATGATGAAATACGGACATACCCAATTACGGCAAACCACAATTCCAGTGCCAAGACTGCGGACGGCAGTTTGTCGAAAATACAACGCGACAACCTATTAATGAGGTAACTCGCCAATTGATTGATAAATTATTGCTTGAACGTCTAGCGCTGGCAGCAATTGCACGGGTGACTAGTGCTTCTGAGCGTTGGTTGCAAATGTACGTGAATCAGAATTTCTACCAGGCGGATGGATATATTACCTGCAGTGTAAGTGTTCACTATACGTTGTCGTAGTTCCAGAGAATAGGCTCTCATCTCTTTGGCTGATTGATTGATGGGTTCCCTCTATTGTGTATTGTGCTTAACTGTTTCGCAAACTGCTGTATGAAGTAAACGCTGGGGAATGACTATGAATAAATCTTCTGGCTGGTTGAGCAGCGCTGTTGGGTAGCGCTGGCAGGAGGACATGAAGCAGACTTAGATCACAGAGCTAGCGTGGTGAATAAAACCCCATTTTTGTTAGTTATGATGGCATTTTAAAGATAAGTACTCATGAAATTGCTGCCAATAATTCTTGAAATGCCTTATGAGTAGAGATTTCAGCGATCTACCCTTGAGCTTCTATATTTCAATTTTTCACATATAGGCATTTTAGGGGAGGCATGATAAAATCCCTGAAATGCTTGATGCATCTTGATGCACCGCAAATAATGGGCATCAATCATGAGCTTACTTAGATCTCAGAATGGGATCTAAGTATTAGTTATACTTTAAAAATACTTACAAGATATCTCATTAGCCCAAAAGCTCAAGCTATGTCTGAATACAAGGTCAAAGTTATTCGTGCAGCCTTTAAAGAGATTCAAAAGCTCACTCATGAATATTTTGAAGATGTAGCTAAAATTATTAAAAACTTTGTTAACGGTGATTTGGGCGATCATCGAAAACTTTCAGGCTACATGGACTTATGGCGAACCAAAAGAAACGAGACAAGAGTCATTTGGGCAAAAATCGATACAAATACATTGCTCGTAATTAAAGCGGGCAAGCGTAAAGATGTTTATAAAAACATATCAGAAGATAGAAGCAGAAGTAATCCTCTGGAATTGTACAGTTTACTTGGTATAGAAAAAGAAAGAATAAATGACATCCCCTGTTATGAGTGGTCAGATCGAAAAACAACCTCGTGGCATCAATTCGTCTATGGTGGTTATCTTCATTCGCCAGTTTTGACAGAAGAGCAACGAAAAATTTTTATTAAATTAAATAATTCATCCCAAGATTTCTCAAATATGAGTACTATCACAAGCTTACTATTGCAAAGTTCACCGGGAACAGGAAAAACAATCTGTGCAGCACTTTTGGCTAGTGAACTATACAAAATACATAATTGGAGTGTTACTCTAATATTACCCCGATTATTATGTAATGAAGTCAAAGAATTTAGTAGTGTAAAAGAGATAAATCAACAACACAATAATGGTTTCTTTGTTGGAACATTTGAAGAATGGCTCGAAAGTGTAAATCCAGATATTCATTCTCAACTTGCATCTTTAGCCGAAGAAAAAATAGCAATGGAAATCGAAGCCAGAAGAATTCATTTAATTGGCAAGGACGAAAAATTACCTGAGAATTATTTGAGCTTGTACAAGAGCTTTGTTTATAAGAAAGATAAAAATGCTATATCTAGTCTTGAAAAACACCCCATTTATAAGGAGAACTCTCGAGTTATTAATCAGTTAATTAAGATTAAAGACCAATGGAAGAGAAGGCTCAATAGTAAAATAGTCTGGCTAGATGCGTTAGAAATAGTGACAAAGCAATTATCACCTCAAAACCTTACTACAAGTTTGACCAGTATTTTTATTTTTGATGAAGCTCAAGACTATCTTCTTGATGAGCTAAATTTAGTTGTAGACATGCTAAGTAGATGGCAAAAAGAGCATAACCACCCAAGTATTATCTGGTTGTTGGGAGATATGAATCAACGAATTCAGCCAGTTAATTTTGATTGGGGCGATTTACATCTAAGTAAAAGATATACTCTCAAATATAATTACCGTAACACAGAAAATATTCTTGAATTCGCCAATATTTTTCATGCAATTTCAAGAGAAATAAACGCTGGAAGTAGAAAATTGCCAGAACCTAGTAATCCTAGCGATGCCTTTGAAAAAGGAGAACCTGTAAAAATATTGGAGATATCTTCAATTAATGACGCATCATCATTTTTGATAAAGTTAAGCGAGAATATTAGATATTCATTGGATGGATCTGAACGATCTTTGCTGAGCAAGCTTTGTAGTCAAATCAGTATCATTTATGCGCATCCAGAAAGAATTCCGAACAATCGTAGAAATCTAAAAGGACTTAATTTTTTAGATGTATACCAATCTAAAGGACGAGAATTTGATGCTTGTGTTGCTTTTTGTGTTTTTCGAGGAGAAGGAAAGCCAAGCTTCCAAGAATCAAACAATTGGTATACAATTTTCACTCGCCCTAGGCATAGACTACTAATAATAGCTACATCTGATGAGATTGAGAGAATTGGGAGGGACAAATTTCAAAAATGTGATTTCTTTGATACTTCAAATTCACCCCTAGAGATTTTAGTAAGCTGGATTGCAGAATGGTCTAATTCGGAACACCTGTTCAAAGATAAGGATGCGATATTAAATCAGATATATCAGGGAATAAATTCTCATCCAGTACAAATATATTGGGATACATACGCAGCTTTGCGCTTGACCAGAATTGATGATGTTCAAATAACTAAAATCGAATCCAACCTGATTAAAAACTTAAGTAGCCAAGGGCAAAGCATTTTACAAAATGAGTTTTTACAAACAGAATCAATTCTTAGTGTAATAGACCAGATACCCTTGAGGTGCTTGATTTTGAGATGCTTGAACCGCTCTTGGGATGCCGTGGATGAAGCATCTAAAATTCAGGATTTAATGCCTCAAGAATATAATCGGATTGTAAATGCTATAGCTAATGATCTTGAAAATAAGGGATTGCTTTACGAAGCAACAAGAGTAAGAGTTAAAACTGGTGTTCCTTTCCCTAATGAATTTCCTTTCAGCGAGTCCTTCCCTGATAATACTAAATCAATCGTTTCTAATCTATGCAAGTTAGGCATCAATAAAATTAACCGTGAGGTAAAACTATGAATCTGGGCTATCGAACTGATTTGGATACAGCAAAAGATCTTGAATTATTATGTTCTACTGTAAATGAAGCAATAGAAAGAGCAACTAAGATTTTAGAAAAAGCTAAAGAGATTGATGAAGTCAATGCGCTTATAAACCGAATTCAAATCGCACAGCAAGAGCTAGAAGCCACTAGGATGTCACTCCTAGAAATTAAAGATGAAGCTGCTGATACATTAAAGCAAACTCAGGCATTATTAGTGGAACTACATCATCTAAGAAACCTGCCCACACAGCTAGATCAACTTGGTATAAATAAGAGTGT comes from Neosynechococcus sphagnicola sy1 and encodes:
- a CDS encoding CPBP family intramembrane glutamic endopeptidase, which gives rise to MELSAVVKDPGLQVYHYYSLLPEVGNKVITSITYYRLLGTIANTKEFLTFLPGEQYQLSLSGLQEPASKAIANLDLSPTLEFLGASFNVGDREDKKTSYKKLYHSLVASEPEPIQRMVLGFVYTRSRNLLFPILIHGLWNSGTLLTLFILGSGTHPG
- a CDS encoding Coq4 family protein gives rise to the protein MAPSDSAPIVVDPPTQILFQGVDFVAELLNLNVPQLVDLAALRGLPSHTLGRSLVDFLEEHQLLPLTSGPRRKQLHDTVHVLTGYGTDILGEAEVQAFLLGAKFHWLNAAIGLGAIFRLYHEQPPIPGFQQQVRARLHVAYQRGRDSCLEIDRWVVESQWERPLAEVRSTLQIPPLPPESAPSQENS